Proteins encoded within one genomic window of Cucumis sativus cultivar 9930 chromosome 3, Cucumber_9930_V3, whole genome shotgun sequence:
- the LOC101202763 gene encoding uncharacterized protein LOC101202763 isoform X3, whose amino-acid sequence MTFNAFVALSWERKDLVAPARPAVSSCKPSSSSSSNFHHQNLTNNSIDKMAWRSSGSLSRSLISTLRPSSLRSTPSLPRLRPPPLPSRPGLQSRRFSFSPSRNLGELGCTHSLLPMLGTTCLTSHLCVDVRAFCELSHGT is encoded by the exons ATGACATTCAACGCATTTGTAGCACTGAGttgggaaagaaaagatttaGTAGCGCCCGCCCGCCCTGCCGTGTCGTCGTGCAAACCCTCGTCTTCATCTTCCTCCAATTTTCATCATCAAAACTTAACCAACAACTCCATTGATAAAATGGCTTGGCGCTCATCTGGATCTTTATCTCGCTCCCTCATTTCCACCCTTAGGCCTTCTTCTCTCCGATCAACCCCTTCTCTTCCTCGCCTCCGCCCCCCACCTCTCCCCTCTCGTCCTGGCCTTCAATCTCGtcgcttttctttttccccttccAG GAACTTGGGAGAACTGGGATGCACACATTCTCTTCTGCCCATGCTGGGTACTACCTGCTTGACATCCCACCTATGTGTTGACGTGCGGGCTTTTTGCGAGCTGTCTCATG GTACTTGA
- the LOC101202763 gene encoding uncharacterized protein LOC101202763 isoform X2, which produces MTFNAFVALSWERKDLVAPARPAVSSCKPSSSSSSNFHHQNLTNNSIDKMAWRSSGSLSRSLISTLRPSSLRSTPSLPRLRPPPLPSRPGLQSRRFSFSPSRNLGELGCTHSLLPMLGTTCLTSHLCVDVRAFCELSHGRNGKDG; this is translated from the exons ATGACATTCAACGCATTTGTAGCACTGAGttgggaaagaaaagatttaGTAGCGCCCGCCCGCCCTGCCGTGTCGTCGTGCAAACCCTCGTCTTCATCTTCCTCCAATTTTCATCATCAAAACTTAACCAACAACTCCATTGATAAAATGGCTTGGCGCTCATCTGGATCTTTATCTCGCTCCCTCATTTCCACCCTTAGGCCTTCTTCTCTCCGATCAACCCCTTCTCTTCCTCGCCTCCGCCCCCCACCTCTCCCCTCTCGTCCTGGCCTTCAATCTCGtcgcttttctttttccccttccAG GAACTTGGGAGAACTGGGATGCACACATTCTCTTCTGCCCATGCTGGGTACTACCTGCTTGACATCCCACCTATGTGTTGACGTGCGGGCTTTTTGCGAGCTGTCTCATG GAAGGAATGGAAAAGATGGGTGA
- the LOC101202763 gene encoding uncharacterized protein LOC101202763 isoform X1, with translation MTFNAFVALSWERKDLVAPARPAVSSCKPSSSSSSNFHHQNLTNNSIDKMAWRSSGSLSRSLISTLRPSSLRSTPSLPRLRPPPLPSRPGLQSRRFSFSPSRNLGELGCTHSLLPMLGTTCLTSHLCVDVRAFCELSHGTFYRTCQDR, from the exons ATGACATTCAACGCATTTGTAGCACTGAGttgggaaagaaaagatttaGTAGCGCCCGCCCGCCCTGCCGTGTCGTCGTGCAAACCCTCGTCTTCATCTTCCTCCAATTTTCATCATCAAAACTTAACCAACAACTCCATTGATAAAATGGCTTGGCGCTCATCTGGATCTTTATCTCGCTCCCTCATTTCCACCCTTAGGCCTTCTTCTCTCCGATCAACCCCTTCTCTTCCTCGCCTCCGCCCCCCACCTCTCCCCTCTCGTCCTGGCCTTCAATCTCGtcgcttttctttttccccttccAG GAACTTGGGAGAACTGGGATGCACACATTCTCTTCTGCCCATGCTGGGTACTACCTGCTTGACATCCCACCTATGTGTTGACGTGCGGGCTTTTTGCGAGCTGTCTCATGGTACCTTCTACCGTACTTGTCAGGATCGCTAG